A stretch of Halostagnicola kamekurae DNA encodes these proteins:
- a CDS encoding shikimate dehydrogenase — translation MHVFGLIGNPVGHSLSPPMHEAAYDDLDLEGRYVTFEPDPNELETAIDGADALGVRGLNVTIPFKRDVLDLVEPDDLASRIGAVNTIDFSGATPTGHNTDAVGAIRALRDHDVALEGARAVVVGAGGAGRAIAFGLADAGATVDIANRTESTARELAESVSGATGHGLDALGDLLSNADILINATSVGMESDESPVPADALHGELAVMDAVYRPLETRLLRDSEAVGATTIDGGWMLLYQGVEALEIWTGEDAPVAAMNEALRRRLSVDFTP, via the coding sequence ATGCACGTCTTCGGTCTCATCGGCAACCCGGTCGGCCACTCGCTCTCGCCGCCCATGCACGAGGCGGCCTACGACGACCTCGACCTCGAGGGGCGATACGTCACCTTCGAACCCGACCCGAACGAACTCGAAACCGCGATCGACGGCGCGGACGCACTCGGCGTCCGCGGGCTGAACGTGACGATCCCGTTCAAACGGGACGTCCTCGATCTCGTCGAACCGGACGACCTCGCGAGTCGCATCGGGGCCGTCAACACGATCGACTTCTCCGGAGCGACGCCGACGGGCCACAACACGGACGCCGTCGGCGCGATCAGGGCGCTCCGGGACCACGACGTCGCCCTCGAGGGCGCTCGAGCGGTGGTCGTCGGCGCCGGCGGCGCGGGACGCGCGATCGCGTTCGGACTGGCCGACGCCGGCGCGACCGTCGACATCGCGAACCGCACGGAGTCGACCGCTCGCGAATTGGCCGAGTCGGTTTCGGGTGCGACCGGCCACGGACTCGACGCGCTCGGCGATCTGCTTTCGAACGCCGACATCCTGATCAACGCCACGAGCGTCGGGATGGAGTCCGACGAGTCGCCGGTGCCGGCCGACGCGCTCCACGGCGAGCTGGCGGTCATGGACGCCGTCTACCGGCCGCTCGAGACGAGGCTCCTCCGGGATTCGGAAGCCGTCGGCGCGACGACGATCGATGGCGGGTGGATGCTCCTCTACCAAGGCGTCGAAGCGCTCGAGATCTGGACCGGCGAGGACGCTCCCGTCGCGGCGATGAACGAGGCGCTTCGTCGCCGCCTGTCGGTAGATTTCACTCCCTAG
- a CDS encoding calcium/sodium antiporter, whose translation MPAGSELLVPIALLVVGIVALYAGAELLVAGAGRLALGVGLRAATVGVTVIAFATTAPELFVAITGVFDVSTDIGLGTVLGSNVANIGLVLGVSALIKPLSVSEVAMKRHVPFMVLAAVLLVGIGLDGVIGRLEGALLIAVLAGFTVYLVHTTNADQTPAVDEPGAGDGIALKDVALVLVGLITLVVGSQWLIEGGTELLFAFGFSELFIGLTVLAIGTSLPELAASAIGAARGETEFAIGNVVGSNIYNVLAVLGIVALITPIQIATSTIQFEFPALIVFTLVLVAMMSYGRKLTRLDGFVLVAGYAGFIYFLAQ comes from the coding sequence ATGCCCGCCGGTTCGGAGCTTCTCGTCCCGATCGCCCTACTCGTCGTCGGTATCGTTGCCCTCTACGCCGGTGCCGAACTACTGGTCGCCGGCGCGGGCCGACTCGCGCTCGGAGTCGGCCTCCGGGCCGCGACGGTCGGCGTGACCGTCATCGCGTTCGCGACCACCGCTCCCGAACTCTTCGTGGCGATCACCGGGGTGTTCGACGTCTCGACCGACATCGGGCTCGGGACCGTCCTCGGGTCGAACGTCGCGAACATCGGGCTGGTCCTGGGCGTCTCCGCCCTGATCAAGCCGCTCTCGGTCAGCGAGGTCGCGATGAAGCGACACGTCCCGTTCATGGTCCTGGCCGCCGTCTTGCTCGTCGGCATCGGACTGGACGGAGTCATCGGCCGGCTCGAGGGGGCGCTCCTGATCGCGGTCCTCGCCGGCTTCACCGTCTATCTCGTTCACACGACGAACGCCGATCAGACGCCGGCGGTCGACGAGCCCGGCGCAGGAGACGGGATCGCGCTCAAAGACGTCGCGTTAGTCCTCGTCGGACTGATTACGCTCGTCGTCGGCTCGCAGTGGCTCATCGAGGGCGGGACGGAACTCCTGTTTGCCTTCGGGTTTTCGGAGCTGTTCATCGGGTTGACGGTGCTCGCCATCGGGACCTCGCTGCCCGAACTGGCGGCCTCGGCGATCGGCGCGGCTCGAGGCGAGACCGAGTTCGCGATCGGCAACGTCGTCGGGTCGAACATCTACAACGTGTTGGCCGTCCTCGGCATCGTCGCGCTCATCACGCCGATTCAGATCGCGACGAGCACGATCCAGTTCGAATTTCCCGCGCTCATCGTTTTCACCCTCGTGTTGGTCGCGATGATGAGCTACGGGCGGAAACTCACGCGACTCGACGGATTCGTGCTCGTCGCCGGATACGCCGGGTTCATCTACTTCCTGGCGCAGTGA
- a CDS encoding phosphoribosyltransferase family protein, with translation MNRAEKAALQLRAVDVLCMLKETRTYDELEAKTGLPAGDLNRYVNGHVLPGTDRARAVVEDLGKDAIAEELEARIRVDEEGYVDNSGVVFDQPFLNLAAPVVADSFGFDRPDVVLTAATDGITLAASLASYYGTRCAYAKKRKETAVEEFIEARERLDSGIEITYYLPESSIDEGESVLVVDDLIRSGETQELLLDIVETAGAEVAGVFALIAAGDDGIRRVRGRTEAVVDALTSVHA, from the coding sequence ATGAACAGAGCCGAGAAAGCCGCTCTCCAGTTGCGCGCCGTCGACGTGTTGTGTATGCTCAAGGAAACCCGCACCTACGACGAACTCGAGGCCAAGACGGGCCTCCCCGCGGGCGATCTCAACCGGTACGTCAACGGCCACGTCCTGCCGGGGACCGATCGCGCTCGGGCGGTCGTCGAAGATCTCGGGAAGGACGCGATCGCCGAAGAACTCGAGGCGCGGATCCGCGTGGACGAGGAGGGATACGTCGACAACTCCGGCGTGGTCTTCGACCAGCCGTTTTTGAACCTCGCAGCGCCCGTCGTCGCCGACAGCTTCGGGTTCGATCGACCGGACGTGGTTCTGACGGCCGCCACCGACGGAATCACGCTCGCGGCGTCGTTGGCGAGCTACTACGGAACGCGGTGTGCCTACGCGAAGAAACGAAAGGAGACGGCCGTCGAGGAGTTCATCGAGGCCCGCGAACGCCTCGATTCGGGCATCGAGATCACCTACTACCTGCCCGAATCGTCGATCGACGAGGGCGAGTCGGTGCTGGTCGTCGACGATCTCATCCGCTCGGGCGAAACCCAAGAACTGCTGCTCGACATCGTCGAAACCGCCGGGGCGGAAGTCGCGGGCGTGTTCGCGCTGATCGCGGCCGGTGACGACGGCATTCGCCGGGTTCGCGGCCGGACCGAGGCAGTCGTCGACGCGCTGACCTCCGTCCACGCGTGA
- the thrS gene encoding threonine--tRNA ligase, translating to MSEPDPQSQSSEQISVVLPDGSELEVDAGATVEDCAYEIGPGLGRDTVAGKLDGDLVAKEEPAYDGAALEIITEGSDESLRVMRHSAAHCLAQAVERLYDEPKLAIGPPTDDGFYYDFDDLDVDESDLAEIEAEMEAIVDADYEIEREEVSVEEARERLADQPYKLELLSELAEEGERVTFYSQGEWEDLCAGPHVESTGEIGAVKLLEIAGAYWRGDEENPMQTRIYGTAFEDESDLEAYLQRLEEAEERDHRKIGNEMNLFSIQDVTGPGLPLYHPPGKTILRELESFVEDLNEDAGYDYVETPHVFKTDLWHRSGHYENYEDDMFIFDVGDDEFGLKPMNCPGHAAIFQDQSWSYRDMPIRYAENGKVYRKEQRGELSGLSRVWAFTIDDGHLFVEPEGIEHEVETVIDMITDVLETFDLEYEMALATRPEKSVGSDEIWEKAQSQLRSVLEHRNLEYDVEEGDGAFYGPKIDFAFEDAIGRHWDGPTVQLDFNMPERFDLSYVGEDNEEHRPVMIHRALYGSYERFFMMLIEHYEGNFPLWLAPEQVRVLPISDSNLGYAHRVANEFDEFRVEVDDRDSTLERKIRAAHDDRVPYQIIVGDDEEEDGNISVRDRFEDQEYDVDVDAFRAHLEAERGEQRTEPDFLQDE from the coding sequence ATGTCAGAACCAGATCCACAATCACAGTCATCGGAACAGATCAGCGTCGTACTACCGGACGGGTCGGAACTCGAGGTCGACGCCGGCGCGACGGTCGAGGACTGCGCCTACGAGATCGGCCCCGGACTCGGCCGGGACACGGTCGCCGGAAAACTCGACGGCGACCTCGTCGCCAAGGAGGAACCTGCCTACGACGGCGCGGCACTCGAGATCATCACCGAGGGATCGGACGAGTCCCTCCGGGTCATGCGCCACTCGGCGGCCCACTGTCTCGCACAGGCGGTCGAACGGCTCTACGACGAGCCGAAACTCGCCATCGGCCCGCCGACGGACGACGGCTTTTACTACGACTTCGACGACCTCGACGTCGACGAATCGGACTTAGCGGAGATCGAGGCGGAGATGGAGGCAATCGTCGACGCGGACTACGAGATCGAACGCGAGGAAGTCTCAGTCGAGGAGGCCCGAGAACGGCTTGCCGACCAGCCCTACAAACTCGAGCTCCTCTCCGAACTCGCCGAGGAGGGCGAGCGTGTCACTTTCTACAGTCAGGGCGAGTGGGAGGACCTCTGTGCCGGCCCCCACGTCGAGTCGACGGGCGAGATCGGCGCGGTGAAACTGCTCGAGATCGCGGGCGCGTACTGGCGCGGCGACGAGGAGAACCCGATGCAGACCCGCATCTACGGCACCGCCTTCGAGGACGAGTCCGACCTCGAGGCGTACTTACAGCGCCTCGAGGAGGCCGAAGAGCGCGACCACCGCAAGATCGGCAACGAGATGAACCTCTTCTCGATTCAGGACGTGACCGGCCCCGGCCTGCCGCTGTATCACCCGCCGGGGAAGACGATCCTGCGAGAGCTCGAGTCCTTCGTCGAAGACCTCAACGAGGACGCGGGCTACGACTACGTCGAGACGCCCCACGTCTTCAAGACGGACCTCTGGCACCGCTCGGGCCATTACGAGAACTACGAGGACGACATGTTCATCTTCGACGTGGGCGACGACGAGTTCGGCCTGAAGCCGATGAACTGTCCCGGCCACGCCGCCATCTTTCAGGACCAGTCCTGGAGTTATCGCGACATGCCGATCCGGTACGCGGAGAACGGGAAGGTGTATCGCAAGGAACAACGGGGCGAACTCTCCGGCCTGTCTCGCGTCTGGGCGTTCACCATCGACGACGGTCACCTGTTCGTCGAACCGGAAGGGATCGAACACGAGGTCGAGACGGTCATCGACATGATCACGGACGTCCTCGAGACGTTCGACCTCGAGTACGAGATGGCGCTTGCAACGCGTCCCGAAAAGAGCGTCGGCAGCGACGAAATCTGGGAGAAAGCCCAGTCTCAGCTCCGGTCGGTGCTTGAGCACCGAAACCTCGAGTACGACGTCGAGGAGGGCGACGGCGCGTTCTACGGCCCGAAGATCGACTTCGCGTTCGAGGACGCCATCGGCCGTCACTGGGACGGCCCGACGGTCCAGCTCGATTTCAACATGCCCGAGCGGTTCGACCTCTCCTACGTCGGCGAGGACAACGAGGAACACCGCCCGGTCATGATCCATCGGGCCCTCTACGGCTCGTACGAGCGCTTTTTCATGATGCTCATCGAGCACTACGAGGGCAACTTCCCGCTCTGGCTCGCCCCCGAACAGGTTCGCGTGCTTCCGATTTCGGATTCGAATCTCGGCTACGCCCACCGCGTCGCCAACGAGTTCGACGAGTTCCGCGTCGAGGTCGACGACCGGGACTCGACGCTCGAGCGGAAGATCCGCGCGGCCCACGACGACCGGGTCCCCTACCAGATCATCGTCGGCGACGACGAGGAGGAAGACGGGAACATCTCGGTTCGCGACCGCTTCGAGGACCAGGAGTACGACGTCGATGTCGACGCGTTCCGGGCCCACCTCGAGGCCGAACGCGGCGAGCAGCGGACGGAGCCGGATTTCCTGCAGGACGAGTAG
- the ftsZ gene encoding cell division protein FtsZ: MDSIIDDAIDEAEGGEPDHLPDEAESVDANTSGTMTDDELLDVLDDLQTDITVVGCGGAGGNTVNRMGEEGIHGAKLVAANTDVQHLVEIDADTKILMGEQKTGGRGAGSLPQVGEEAALESQQDIYDAIDGSDMVFVTAGLGGGTGTGSAPVVAKAARESGALTISIVTTPFTAEGEVRRTNAEAGLERLRDVSDTVIVVPNDRLLDSVGKLPVKQAFKVSDEVLMRSVKGITELITKPGLVNLDFADVRTVMERGGVAMIGLGEADSEAKAEDSVKTALRSPLLDVDISGASSALVNVTGGNDMSIEEAEGVVEEIYDRIDPDARIIWGTSIDESLEGSMRTMIVVTGVESPQIYGRPNGEAVQPEGAEEEDIDFVD, encoded by the coding sequence ATGGACTCTATAATCGACGATGCTATCGACGAGGCCGAGGGCGGGGAGCCTGATCATCTCCCCGACGAGGCCGAATCCGTCGACGCCAATACTTCGGGGACGATGACCGACGACGAACTGCTCGACGTACTCGACGATCTCCAGACTGATATTACGGTCGTCGGCTGTGGCGGCGCTGGCGGCAACACCGTCAATCGAATGGGGGAGGAGGGAATCCACGGCGCGAAACTGGTTGCGGCAAACACCGACGTCCAGCACCTCGTCGAAATCGACGCAGATACGAAGATCCTGATGGGCGAGCAAAAGACCGGCGGCCGCGGAGCCGGCTCGCTCCCGCAGGTCGGCGAAGAGGCCGCCCTCGAGAGCCAGCAGGACATCTACGACGCGATCGACGGCTCCGACATGGTGTTCGTCACGGCGGGACTGGGCGGCGGAACCGGGACCGGTTCGGCTCCCGTCGTCGCGAAGGCGGCTCGAGAGTCCGGCGCGCTCACGATTTCGATCGTCACGACGCCGTTTACCGCCGAGGGAGAAGTCCGACGAACGAACGCCGAAGCCGGCCTCGAGCGGCTTCGAGACGTTTCCGATACGGTCATCGTCGTCCCCAACGACCGCCTGCTCGATTCGGTCGGCAAACTGCCGGTCAAACAGGCGTTCAAGGTCAGCGACGAGGTCCTGATGCGCTCGGTCAAGGGCATCACGGAACTCATCACGAAACCCGGGCTCGTCAACCTGGACTTCGCCGACGTTCGCACCGTGATGGAACGGGGCGGCGTCGCGATGATCGGCCTCGGCGAGGCCGACTCCGAAGCCAAGGCCGAGGACTCGGTCAAGACCGCGCTGCGCTCGCCGCTGCTCGACGTCGATATTTCCGGAGCGAGCTCCGCGCTCGTCAACGTCACCGGCGGCAACGACATGTCGATCGAAGAAGCCGAAGGCGTCGTCGAGGAGATCTACGACCGGATCGACCCCGACGCGCGCATCATCTGGGGGACCTCGATCGACGAGAGCCTCGAGGGCAGCATGCGAACCATGATCGTCGTGACCGGCGTCGAATCGCCCCAGATCTACGGCCGGCCCAACGGCGAGGCCGTCCAGCCGGAGGGCGCAGAGGAAGAAGACATCGACTTCGTCGACTGA
- a CDS encoding universal stress protein, producing the protein MSKRIVVPIDDSDRSVDALEFAVDEFPDAEITALHVLDPGDFYAATGVDGGAMANYEQIYERHEQQADRILEDAVDLAADRGVEIDTDRVIGGISRSIVDYVEEHDADQIVVGSHGRTGASRILLGSVAETVARRSPVPVTIVR; encoded by the coding sequence ATGTCCAAACGTATCGTCGTCCCGATTGACGACTCGGATCGTTCGGTCGACGCACTCGAGTTCGCCGTCGACGAGTTTCCCGACGCCGAGATCACGGCGCTGCACGTCCTCGATCCCGGGGACTTCTACGCGGCGACCGGCGTCGACGGCGGCGCGATGGCCAACTACGAACAGATCTACGAGCGCCACGAACAGCAGGCAGACCGGATCCTCGAGGACGCGGTCGACCTCGCCGCCGACCGCGGCGTCGAGATCGATACGGACCGCGTCATCGGCGGCATCTCGCGGTCGATCGTCGACTACGTCGAAGAACACGACGCCGATCAGATCGTCGTCGGAAGCCACGGCCGGACCGGCGCGAGTCGGATCCTGCTTGGAAGCGTCGCCGAAACCGTCGCGCGGCGCTCGCCGGTTCCCGTAACGATCGTCAGGTAA
- a CDS encoding D-aminoacyl-tRNA deacylase — translation MIAIVESRADSASEHICQHLRECADWTELIDDDRPDEDGGGTYYRTDGFELRSFDELHIDLERPADAFDGDPDLLVFASRHAGDTGALLTGHFTGNFGPAEFGGDDHALAETAPNALARLLEAFETHAPAEYDVGMECTHHGPTDVGCPSLFAELGSDEPQWNDPDGARAVARAILELGDAEGSGTNRRGVTPHRERQVVGFGGNHYVPRYQRIVEGTPWAVGHIASAWALEDMGDPDHHQDVIEAAFDASGADLAVLEGTWPDLERVIEELGYEIVSETWLQEVGDRPLELVRAIESELGSVEEGVRFGDRQGALEDGCGNGSEDGDANGEAFSVVDLPTALLDTAESIDPERVRRCVEANTVAFTTENGGSRVGSTAAVPSQTVPPALIDSLAEVLEEKYDRVRLEDDAVVAEERAFDPDLAAEAGVPEGPKFGALANGSSVTVDGKDINPEEVRTDRTDRFPV, via the coding sequence GTGATCGCGATCGTCGAAAGCCGAGCCGACAGCGCCTCGGAGCACATCTGTCAGCACCTCCGTGAGTGCGCCGACTGGACGGAACTGATCGACGACGACCGACCGGACGAAGACGGCGGCGGCACCTACTACCGGACCGACGGCTTCGAACTGCGTTCGTTCGACGAGCTACACATCGACCTCGAGCGACCCGCAGACGCCTTCGACGGCGATCCTGACCTGCTCGTGTTCGCCTCGCGCCACGCTGGCGACACCGGGGCGCTGCTGACGGGCCACTTCACGGGGAACTTCGGCCCCGCCGAGTTCGGGGGCGACGACCACGCGCTGGCCGAGACAGCGCCGAACGCGCTCGCGCGATTGCTCGAGGCGTTCGAGACGCACGCTCCGGCAGAGTACGATGTTGGCATGGAGTGTACCCACCACGGACCGACGGACGTCGGCTGTCCGTCGCTGTTCGCCGAACTTGGCAGCGACGAACCCCAGTGGAACGACCCCGACGGAGCCCGCGCCGTCGCTCGAGCGATCCTCGAACTCGGGGACGCCGAAGGCTCCGGAACCAACCGGCGCGGCGTCACGCCCCACCGCGAGCGACAGGTCGTCGGCTTTGGCGGCAACCACTACGTCCCGCGCTATCAGCGCATTGTCGAGGGAACTCCGTGGGCGGTCGGCCACATCGCCTCGGCGTGGGCGCTCGAGGATATGGGTGATCCCGACCATCACCAGGACGTGATCGAAGCCGCCTTCGACGCCAGCGGGGCCGACCTGGCCGTCCTCGAGGGAACGTGGCCGGATCTCGAGCGCGTCATCGAGGAGTTGGGCTACGAGATCGTCAGCGAAACGTGGCTCCAAGAGGTCGGCGACCGGCCGCTCGAACTCGTCCGCGCGATCGAATCGGAACTCGGCTCTGTCGAGGAAGGAGTCCGGTTCGGCGACAGGCAGGGAGCGCTCGAGGACGGCTGCGGAAATGGCAGCGAAGACGGCGACGCGAACGGCGAGGCGTTCTCGGTCGTCGATCTCCCAACGGCGTTGCTCGATACCGCCGAAAGCATCGATCCGGAGCGCGTCCGACGGTGCGTGGAGGCGAACACCGTCGCGTTCACGACCGAGAACGGGGGAAGCCGAGTCGGCTCGACCGCGGCCGTCCCGTCGCAGACGGTCCCGCCGGCGCTGATCGACTCGCTCGCCGAGGTGCTCGAGGAGAAGTACGATCGGGTTCGACTCGAGGACGACGCGGTCGTCGCCGAGGAACGCGCGTTCGATCCGGACCTCGCCGCCGAGGCCGGCGTGCCGGAGGGGCCCAAGTTCGGCGCGCTCGCGAACGGCTCGTCGGTGACCGTCGACGGGAAAGATATCAATCCTGAAGAAGTTCGCACTGACCGAACAGATCGCTTCCCGGTGTAA
- a CDS encoding 50S ribosomal protein L15e, with amino-acid sequence MARSFYSHIKEAWKNPGDGKLGELQWQRKQDWREQGAIERIDRPTRLDKARELGYKAKQGVVLARVSVRKGTARKQRHKAGRRTKRQGVNRIGRRKNIQRMGEERVSRKYPNLRVLNSYWVGEDGSQKWFEAILIDPNHPAIENDDDLSWICDDDHTNRAFRGLTNAGSSNRGLNTRGKGAEKVRPSNNGGRGGAK; translated from the coding sequence ATGGCACGAAGCTTCTACTCCCACATCAAGGAGGCATGGAAGAACCCGGGCGACGGAAAGCTCGGCGAACTGCAGTGGCAGCGCAAGCAGGACTGGCGCGAGCAGGGCGCGATCGAGCGGATCGATCGCCCGACGCGACTGGACAAGGCGCGCGAACTCGGCTACAAGGCCAAGCAGGGGGTCGTCCTCGCGCGCGTCTCGGTCCGAAAGGGAACCGCCCGAAAGCAGCGACACAAGGCCGGTCGACGAACGAAACGCCAGGGCGTCAACCGGATCGGTCGCCGCAAGAACATCCAGCGGATGGGCGAAGAGCGCGTCTCCCGAAAGTACCCCAACCTGCGGGTGCTCAACAGCTACTGGGTCGGGGAAGACGGCAGCCAGAAGTGGTTCGAAGCGATCCTCATCGATCCGAACCACCCGGCGATCGAGAACGACGACGACCTCAGTTGGATCTGCGACGACGACCACACGAACCGCGCGTTCCGCGGTCTCACTAACGCCGGCTCGTCGAACCGCGGTCTCAACACTCGCGGCAAGGGCGCGGAGAAGGTCCGCCCGTCGAACAACGGCGGTCGCGGCGGCGCGAAGTAA
- the glmS gene encoding methylaspartate mutase subunit S, with the protein MTKTVILGVIGSDAHVVGITILEQALNAAGFDVVNLGVQSSQQEFVDAATDHDAEAVLVSSLYGHAEQDCQGFHELVAEADLEDVTTYIGGNLSVGQTDFEETREKFRAMGFDRVFNSETDPEDAIEALRADLDIRPPESEREGSRTVSV; encoded by the coding sequence ATGACGAAGACAGTTATCCTCGGCGTGATCGGCTCCGACGCCCACGTCGTCGGCATCACGATCCTCGAGCAGGCGCTGAACGCTGCCGGATTCGACGTCGTCAACCTCGGCGTCCAGAGCTCCCAACAGGAGTTCGTCGACGCGGCAACGGATCACGACGCCGAAGCTGTACTCGTCTCGTCGCTGTACGGCCACGCCGAGCAGGACTGTCAGGGCTTTCACGAACTGGTCGCCGAGGCGGACCTCGAGGACGTGACGACCTACATCGGCGGCAATCTCTCCGTCGGTCAGACCGATTTCGAGGAGACTCGAGAGAAGTTCCGCGCGATGGGGTTCGATCGCGTCTTCAACTCCGAAACCGACCCGGAAGATGCGATCGAGGCGCTGCGTGCCGATCTCGATATCCGGCCGCCCGAATCCGAACGCGAAGGAAGCCGAACCGTCTCGGTGTAG